In a single window of the Zea mays cultivar B73 chromosome 5, Zm-B73-REFERENCE-NAM-5.0, whole genome shotgun sequence genome:
- the LOC100280442 gene encoding uncharacterized LOC100280442 (The RefSeq protein has 5 substitutions compared to this genomic sequence) translates to MESMAQERDALDSPALSIDKRLRSDAVESPLVDDATQPKEEADGYPVKVRKPYTITKQREKWTEEEHGKFLEALKLYGRSWRQIQEHIGTKTAVQIRSHAQKFFSKVVREPGASNSIEIPPPRPKRKPLHPYPRKCADSTVANAPMGEPKNAPVSSPSGSDQENGSPVSVLSAMQSDAFGSSISNSSTGGTSPASSDDGNNVPEIVNGEENLLTQQIEDRSHQESKQDNSDGELSEEDSSRVQETSLKLFGKTVIIPDPKKVCSSDGGAGDDTQEVMQTSWVGGGVAAYPAHNGWFLPFHSFPAHMYESGDARISPLHMWWPYYGFPAGHPRGFGTGLLNEGTIESDADNSPSVETNSDRTGNVHVQTTTPTIHNNAVKESVGPVEMPESGPSVELKPSANSAFVRVKPSSSVSGDQSLVRGFVPYKRCKVE, encoded by the exons ATGGAGTCCATGGCGCAG GAAAGGGACGCGTTGGATTCACCTGCCTTGTCGATTGACAAAAGGCTGCGGTCGGATGCTGTCGAATCACCCCTGGTGGATGATGCAACGCAACCCAAGGAGGGGGCGGACGGTTACCCTGTCAAG GTTCGGAAGCCTTACACGATCACGAAGCAGCGAGAGAAGTGGACAGAGGAAGAGCATGGGAAGTTCCTGGAGGCACTGAAGCTCTATGGTCGGTCTTGGCGCCAGATACAAG AACACATTGGCACAAAGACTGCTGTCCAGATTCGGAGCCATGCTCAGAAGTTTTTCTCCAAG GTCGTGCGTGAACCTGGGGCCAGTAATTCAATTGAGATCCCACCCCCTAGGCCAAAGAGAAAACCACTGCACCCATACCCTCGCAAGTGTGCCGACTCCACCGTGACAAATGCTCCAATGGGCGAACCGAAGAATGCTCCTGTTTCATCACCATCTGGTTCTGACCAAGAGAATGGTTCGCCTGTCTCGGTGTTATCTGCAATGCAGTCGGATGCTTTTGGTTCATCAATATCAAACCCATCAACTGGGGGCACGTCTCCTGCGTCATCAGATGATGGGAATAATGTCCCTGAGATAGTGAATGGGGAGGAAAATTTGCTCACTCAGCAAATAGAAGACCGATCCCATCAG GAATCAAAGCAGGACAACAGTGATGGTGAGCTGTCTGAAGAAGATTCATCACGAGTCCAAGAAACCAGTTTGAAGCTTTTTGGGAAGACAGTTATCATCCCAGACCCAAAGAAAGTCTGTTCCTCGGATGGGGGAGCTGGAGATGATACACAAGAAGTGATGCAAACATCCTGGGTTGGAGGAGGGGTGGCAGCATACCCTGCCCATAACGGATGGTTTCTTCCGTTCCATTCTTTCCCTGCTCATATGTATGAGTCAGGGGATGCTAGGATTTCCCCTCTTCATATGTGGTGGCCTTACTACGGTTTTCCGGCCGGCCATCCAAGAGGGTTTGGCACAGGGCTGCTTAACGAAGGCGCCATTGAGAGTGATGCCGACAATAGCCCATCGGTTGAAACTAATTCTGATCGCACGGGCAATGTTCATGTTCAGACGACGACCCCTACCATTCACAACAATGCTGTCAAGGAGTCAGTTGGGCCAGTTGAGATGCCAGAGTCGGGTCCGAGCATTGAGCTGAAACCCAGCGCGAACTCGGCCTTTGTAAGAGTGAAGCCGAGCAGCAGCGTCAGCGGAGACCAATCACTGGTAAGGGGGTTCGTGCCATACAAAAGATGTAAGGTCGAATAA
- the LOC100193029 gene encoding uncharacterized protein LOC100193029: protein MEAAFDAYFRAADLDRDGRISGQEAVAFFKGSGLPQPVLAQIWTYADKNRSGFLGREDFFNALKLVTVAQSGRELTPDIVRSALFGPAAAKIPAPRINVSTAAPQASSVANLPNATQAPGPVQQTPVVRGTQGLPGISSNPQVRPPQPPNANTAPPAHGQGVASRPPVGSGPTGINHTSSTTPSLATDWFSGKRSASPLGATSQTPTRGISPQANLSSAGISVQNSAPVPGYNSHTPGVNAISTNLNVMSSQPSVNDSKALVPLGNGLSSNSTFGADPFSATPRPEQGSPFPPNVPNNLLSSTPPASAAGHHHPPKPMQAGPVQSISSLSPHTSQLPHNQPPPRQQQFNATPSAPGPVSSNIPTGQIPSSPSQPQAPWPKITQVDVRKYMIVFIKVDRDRDGKITGEEARNLFLSWRLPRDVLRKVWDLSDQDKDGMLSFKEFCIAVYLMERHREHRPLPDTVTDAIWAEGTALPSTGQFAENPSAPAPQASAGYTSRTMQGPHHGMLPSSMKPPSRRPLPLDADDTIKPEQQKPKVPVLEEHLVGQLSKEEQDTLDAKFNEASVADKKVQELEKEILDSREKTEFYRTKMQELILYKSRCDNRFNEVSESMSADKREVQSLSAKYDERCKKVGDVASKLTMDEATFREIQEKKLEIYNAIVKLQKGDDSDEKFQERANKIQSDLEELVKSLNEQCKRYGLRAKPTTLVELPFGWQPGIQETAYAWDEEWDNFGDEGFSIIKELTVEVEPPVVAKSQPTEDVKASSNGASTEKEDNKGDKSAAAVEQVVKPETAPSNIKPESAKSPPVSPVKNKEDGPDEHDKKQSGTNDVSPRESISNRGAMDSPTHGDKTHDGHSWGMDNDSLWNFDHKEGENGDSDLFFGPQGLPPIRTGGSSSGNSVVKEQKPFFDSVPGTPVEKSVFDSIPGTPFQKSVFDSIPGTPVQKSVFDYSVPSTPMQNSVFDYSVPSTPMQKSLFDSVPGTPVQRSVFDSVPSTPMQRSVFDSVPSTPTQKPFFDSFPSTPMQRSLFDSGPSRAESPTASSMYGKEQKGFFDSSVPSTPMYNSSFTPRYSEAGDDSFDTMSQYSSFGMHESNSFGQRDSLSRFDSFSSNADNGGNDTFARFDSFRSTSDQGGGNSFMRYDSMNSSSDHDGIGTFARFDSMKSSNYNSRGYSFDDEDPFGTGPFKSTETTSHSPTKHGTDTWSAF from the exons ATTTGGACGTATGCTGATAAAAACCGGTCTGGTTTTCTTGGGCGTGAAGACTTCTTCAATGCACTCAAACTTGTCACAGTAGCTCAGAGCGGCCGAGAATTGACACCTGATATTGTTAGATCAGCATTATTCGGCCCAGCTGCTGCGAAAATCCCTGCTCCTCGGATAAATGTTTCTACAGCTGCTCCTCAGGCAAGTAGCGTAGCTAACCTCCCGAATGCCACTCAAGCACCAGGTCCTGTTCAGCAGACTCCTGTCGTAAGAGGGACACAAGGGCTTCCTGGTATATCGTCAAATCCACAAGTCAGGCCACCACAACCTCCAAATGCAAACACTGCGCCCCCTGCTCATGGTCAGGGAGTTGCCTCAAGGCCACCCGTAGGAAGTGGTCCCACTGGGATAAACCATACTAGCTCAACCACACCAAGTCTAGCAACTGATTGGTTCAGTGGTAAGAGAAGTGCAAGTCCGTTGGGTGCAACTTCACAAACTCCAACAAGAGGTATTTCTCCACAGGCCAACCTTAGCAGTGCGGGAATCTCAGTGCAGAATTCAGCTCCTGTACCAGGCTACAATTCTCATACACCAGGTGTCAATGCAATTTCAACAAATTTGAACGTGATGTCTTCCCAACCATCAGTCAATGACTCCAAGGCGTTGGTGCCATTGGGTAATGGATTGTCGTCAAACTCAACTTTTGGTGCTGACCCTTTCTCTGCAACTCCACGACCAGAACAGGGTTCACCTTTTCCCCCCAACGTTCCAAACAATCTGCTCAGCTCTACCCCTCCTGCCTCAGCTGCTGGACATCATCACCCTCCTAAGCCAATGCAGGCTGGTCCTGTGCAGAGTATATCCTCGCTTTCTCCTCATACTAGCCAGTTGCCACACAATCAGCCACCTCCGAGGCAACAACAATTTAATGCTACACCAAGTGCTCCAGGACCAGTGAGTTCAAATATTCCCACTGGACAAATTCCTTCAAGCCCAAGCCAGCCTCAGGCACCATGGCCGAAAATCACTCAAGTAGATGTCAGAAAATACATGATTGTATTTATCAAGGTAGACAGGGATCGTGATGGGAAAATCACTGGTGAAGAGGCAAGGAATCTATTTTTAAGTTGGAGGCTTCCAAGAG ATGTCTTAAGGAAGGTGTGGGATTTGTCCGACCAGGATAAGGATGGGATGCTATCTTTCAAGGAATTTTGTATTGCTGTGTACTTAATGGAGAGACATCGAGAGCACCGTCCTCTTCCTGACACAGTAACAGATGCTATTTGGGCTGAGGGCACCGCACTACCCTCTACTGGACAGTTTGCAGAAAATCCTAGTGCCCCCGCTCCTCAAGCAAGTGCCG GATATACAAGTAGAACAATGCAAGGACCACATCATGGGATGCTTCCCTCATCCATGAAGCCACCATCTCGGAGGCCTCTTCCTTTAGATGCTGACGATACTATTAAGCCAGAGCAACAAAAGCCAAAGGTCCCTGTCTTGGAGGAACATCTAGTTGGCCAACTAAGCAAGGAGGAACAAGATACACTGGATGCAAAGTTTAATGAAGCTTCAGTCGCTGATAAGAAA GTCCAAGAGTTGGAGAAGGAGATCCTTGATTCTAGAGAGAAGACCGAGTTTTATCGCACGAAGATGCAGGAGCTT ATTCTTTACAAAAGTAGGTGCGACAATAGGTTTAATGAAGTCTCAGAAAGTATGTCTGCTGATAAACGTGAG GTCCAATCTCTTTCTGCAAAATATGATGAGAGATGCAAGAAGGTTGGAGATGTGGCATCAAAGCTAACAATGGATGAGGCTACTTTCCGTGAGATCCAG GAGAAGAAGTTGGAAATTTATAACGCCATAGTTAAGCTGCAAAAAGGGGATGATAGCGATGAGAAGTTTCAG GAGCGGGCTAATAAGATACAGTCAGATCTTGAGGAGCTTGTGAAATCATTGAATGAGCAATGCAAGAGATATGGGTTGAGAGCTAAGCCAACTACTTTAGTGGAGCTTCCTTTTG GTTGGCAACCTGGAATTCAAGAGACAGCTTATGCATGGGATGAAGAATGGGATAATTTTGGAGATGAAG GATTCTCTATAATAAAGGAACTAACAGTTGAAGTGGAGCCTCCCGTTGTAGCAAAGAGTCAGCCTACTGAGGATGTTAAAGCATCTTCAAATGGGGCATCAACAGAAAAAGAAGACAACAAGGGTGATAAATCTGCTGCTGCTGTGGAGCAGGTTGTCAAACCTGAAACAGCACCTTCGAATATCAAACCAGAGTCAGCAAAAAGTCCTCCAGTTAGTCCTGTCAAGAACAAAGAGGATGGTCCCGATGAACATGATAAAAAGCAATCTGGAACAAATGATGTCTCACCACGTGAGAGTATCAG CAACCGTGGAGCAATGGATTCCCCTACTCATGGAGATAAAACCCATGATGGACACTCATGGGGCATGGATAATGACTCCCTATGGAACTTTGATCATAAG GAGGGTGAGAATGGTGATTCAGATCTCTTCTTTGGGCCACAAGGCCTTCCCCCGATAAGAACTGGAGGTTCCTCATCTGGTAATTCAGTTGTCAAGGAACAGAAGCCGTTCTTTGATTCTGTTCCTGGTACCCCAGTGGAGAAATCCGTCTTTGATTCCATCCCAGGCACGCCATTTCAGAAATCCGTCTTTGATTCTATCCCAGGCACGCCAGTTCAGAAATCCGTGTTTGATTACTCTGTCCCTAGCACACCGATGCAGAACTCAGTCTTTGATTATTCTGTCCCAAGCACGCCGATGCAGAAGTCACTCTTTGATTCTGTCCCTGGTACACCGGTGCAGAGATCAGTTTTCGATTCTGTTCCGAGCACACCAATGCAGAGATCAGTTTTTGACTCTGTTCCGAGCACGCCGACGCAGAAACCATTCTTCGACTCCTTTCCAAGCACACCAATGCAGAGATCACTGTTCGATTCTGGGCCAAGCAGAGCAGAATCTCCTACCGCCAGCAGCATGTATGGCAAAGAGCAGAAGGGATTCTTCGATTCTTCAGTCCCGAGTACTCCAATGTACAACTCAAGCTTCACGCCAAGGTATAGCGAAGCAGGAGACGATTCATTCGACACCATGTCCCAATACAGCTCATTTGGCATGCACGAGAGCAATTCCTTTGGACAGCGCGACAGCTTATCGAGATTCGATTCTTTCAGCAGCAATGCTGACAACGGTGGGAATGACACTTTTGCGAGGTTTGATTCTTTCCGCAGCACTTCAGATCAGGGTGGGGGCAACAGCTTCATGAGGTACGATTCCATGAACAGCAGCAGCGACCATGACGGGATCGGCACGTTTGCGAGGTTTGATTCGATGAAGAGCAGTAACTACAACAGCCGGGGCTACTCGTTCGACGACGAGGACCCCTTTGGGACAGGGCCGTTTAAATCGACAGAGACCACGAGCCACAGCCCGACAAAACATGGGACGGACACATGGAGCGCGTTTTGA